In the Chloroflexi bacterium ADurb.Bin180 genome, one interval contains:
- a CDS encoding LysM domain protein, translating to MPKAMPERSLDTLLSRRSFLKLSAAVCAAIAVQAALPGDSLASSWPGVPVLAYHPVFDESWTVEAFREQMRILHHLGMRTLSFRALEWYLKEGQMPRGRVIISIDDIGAAKACCDRNGRLAGPYANFWLTMFPEFRQYGFQATLGVVTADIPDEASGWDWRKIRFLQSLGYELASHSVSHSYKLVGRDGGVTRDEVWHEFADSKATIQEKCGIEPIGYVWPFNAIMYKEDARSLYRILITYGEGGAVRQLDQLLAVPRYHAELHQGPAFRALMERYSDVGERAFLNPRTRRSEALYVVQSGDSLGRIAASFGTTTASLLAANQHRYPELGTAVLQVGMRLQVPTGRVFLGGP from the coding sequence ATGCCCAAAGCCATGCCTGAACGCTCCCTTGACACGCTGTTGTCACGCCGCTCTTTCCTCAAGCTTTCGGCCGCCGTCTGCGCCGCCATCGCCGTCCAGGCTGCCCTGCCCGGCGATTCCCTGGCCAGCTCCTGGCCCGGTGTTCCCGTGCTGGCCTACCACCCCGTCTTTGACGAGAGCTGGACGGTCGAGGCCTTCCGGGAGCAGATGCGCATTCTGCACCATCTGGGGATGCGTACGCTTAGCTTTCGCGCCCTGGAGTGGTACCTCAAGGAGGGCCAGATGCCCCGCGGCCGAGTCATTATCTCCATCGATGACATCGGCGCGGCCAAAGCATGCTGTGATCGCAACGGCCGGCTGGCGGGACCCTACGCCAATTTCTGGCTGACGATGTTTCCCGAGTTCAGGCAGTACGGCTTCCAGGCCACCCTCGGCGTTGTAACGGCCGACATACCCGATGAAGCCAGCGGCTGGGACTGGCGCAAGATCCGCTTCCTGCAGAGTCTGGGCTACGAGCTGGCCTCCCATTCTGTCTCGCACAGCTACAAGCTCGTGGGGCGGGATGGCGGCGTCACGCGCGACGAGGTGTGGCACGAGTTTGCCGACTCGAAAGCAACTATCCAGGAGAAGTGCGGCATCGAACCCATCGGTTACGTCTGGCCCTTCAATGCGATCATGTACAAAGAAGACGCCCGGTCCTTGTATCGGATCCTGATCACCTACGGCGAGGGCGGCGCTGTCCGGCAGCTAGACCAGCTCCTGGCAGTGCCCCGCTACCACGCCGAGCTGCATCAGGGGCCCGCCTTCCGAGCGTTGATGGAACGCTACTCCGATGTGGGCGAACGGGCCTTTCTCAATCCGCGCACGCGGCGCAGCGAGGCCCTGTATGTAGTGCAATCTGGCGACAGCCTCGGCCGTATCGCGGCAAGCTTTGGGACGACGACAGCCAGCCTGTTGGCTGCTAACCAGCACCGCTATCCCGAGCTTGGTACCGCAGTGCTCCAGGTCGGGATGCGGCTCCAGGTGCCCACCGGCCGAGTCTTTCTCGGCGGGCCCTGA